GGTACTTTCCTGGGCTAATTGTGAGCGCACCTGTGATGAATAGGCGCTTCCAGCAATGAAAAATAAAATAAAAATGGATAGTATGACTGGTTTCAGATAAGACATGTTTCCTCCGATTTGATTAGGGTGTCAATTGGGTCAGACTGCAATTACCGTCTCCTGACTCATGCGACTTCAAGATAGAGTTTTTGCAGTCCAGGCTGACCCGACCAGCTGCAGCAGAATTTCATGACTGCACTCCCCGGTGCAGATACATTTCAAGAACATAGACCACAAAAGTAATGAATAGCGCAACAGAGAGGTAAATTACCGCTACAGTAAACCATATTTCAAATGTTAAAAAAGTATTAGATATTACGACCTGTCCCTGCATTGTCAAGTCATATATGGCTATGGTGCTGACCAGTGCCGAGTCTTTGATCAGAGCCACACTCTGATTTGTAATGGGAGGGATAAGAAATTTATAGGCTTGAGGTATGATAATATAAAAATAGGTCTGCATCCTGTTCAGTCCGGTACTTTGGGCAGACTCCCACTGGCCCTTGTCAATGGACTGAATACCGGCCCTGATGATTTCAGACGCGTAAGCACCTTCAAAAAGACTCAGGGTTAGAACAGCCGTCATGAAAGCATCTATGCCCAGAATTGGCGAGAGAACAAAATAATTGAATAAAAGCTGGATCAAAAGCGGAGTGTTGCGAATGGACTCAACATAGACCCTGGCCAGTAATGATGCAACAAAAGAGTCTGAAAGTCTGAATATAGCTGTAATAAGGCCAAAAATCAAAGTCAGGAAAAGACTTAAAAAAGCAATCTTAAGGGTAACCCACAGACCCTGCAGTAAAGGGCCGGGAACAAACCCGTTCTGATCTAAGGTGAACAGAAACTGTTTTACCCTGTACCACTGCCAGTTATACTCGAGCCTCTCAGACCCTGTTGATATGAGCCAGTATAATAGACCCAGGATAATGAAAAATTTTACAATATCCTGGAAGCTTTGAGAAATTAGAGCATGGTAAAAATTTTTAAAAAAACGCAAAAACATTTCTGGTTCAGGAGCAGGCCTCTGCAAATTCAGTTTTAAGGGAATCCATAAGCTCCTTGACTGAGATCAGACCGGTAATCCTGCCCGCAGTCTGCCCTGCAAAGGCAAAACCCCTGTGCATTTTACCTTTTTTTGCATTATTGAGGGCAGCAGCAATGCAATAAGGGCTTTTCTGATAATCACAGGTAACAATGCATTGATATGGGCATTTAAAAGGTTTCTTTTTGCCCAGTTCCACATCTTGAAGAAAAGTATTGCGCAGTGCTCTTCCCGGCATACCTACCGGGCTTTTTATGACAATAACATCATCAGGCCCTGAGTCGATAAAAGCCTGTTTGAATCCTGGATCTGCATCACATTCATGGGTAGCCACAAATCTGGTACCCAATTGAACGCCGGAAGCTCCAAGTTTGATGAATCGACAGATATCTGCACCTGTATAAATGCCGCCTGCAGCGATAACAGGTATAGGACTGTTATGTTCTTCTTCAAAGTGCTTTACAGTCTTCACCACCTCCTGGACAAGATTTTCCAGTTTAAAAGCAGGATCATCCAGCTGTTCTGCTTTGAAGCCGAGATGACCTCCGGCCATAGGGCCTTCAACCACAAAACCGTCTGGAACATAGTTGAACTTGGAGATCCATTTTTTGCAAATAATCTTGGCTGCACGGGCGGATGATACAATGGGTACCAGCTTGGTTCTGGACTCTTCATTAAGGTATGAAGGCAGATCAAATGGAAGGCCTGCACCAGAAAAGATGATATCTATGCCTTCCTGAATGGATGTCTTGACCATATCTTTGAAGTTGGTCAGGGCAACCATGATATTAACTCCCAGGATTCCGGAAGTCATTTCCCTGGCTTTGGCCACTTCTCGCTTCAAGGCTCGGATATGTGCCTGAACAGGGTTTCTGGCGACATCAGGTTCGTCAATTCCAATCAGGGCCGCTGATATGACACCAACTCCCCCTTGCTGAGCTACCGCTGAAGACAGCCCTGCCATGGAGATACCTACACCCATGCCCCCTTGAACTATCGGTACATCTGCAACTAAGTCTTTGAATCTAAGTTTGGGAAGCTCCATTTTTCCTCCGGTATTTGCTGAAATAATTATTTCTTTTAAGCACAGGACATGTCAAAAGGCAAGTGAGTTAACTGGTCTTTGTTTTAACGGGCAGGTTGTAATTCGGGTTGAGAAAAGGTGTGGGTAATGTTATCGGTTAAGCTCAGGCAAAAGGAGTCAAGCATTTTCTTCTTTCGATTGACAAATTCCTCCTGACCCAGTCTGGAACCCGTCAGACCTCCTGTGAGGGATATTTCTGATAAATAAAATTTTTCATTC
This DNA window, taken from Desulfonatronovibrio magnus, encodes the following:
- a CDS encoding amino acid ABC transporter permease; the protein is MRFFKNFYHALISQSFQDIVKFFIILGLLYWLISTGSERLEYNWQWYRVKQFLFTLDQNGFVPGPLLQGLWVTLKIAFLSLFLTLIFGLITAIFRLSDSFVASLLARVYVESIRNTPLLIQLLFNYFVLSPILGIDAFMTAVLTLSLFEGAYASEIIRAGIQSIDKGQWESAQSTGLNRMQTYFYIIIPQAYKFLIPPITNQSVALIKDSALVSTIAIYDLTMQGQVVISNTFLTFEIWFTVAVIYLSVALFITFVVYVLEMYLHRGVQS
- a CDS encoding NAD(P)H-dependent flavin oxidoreductase, with protein sequence MELPKLRFKDLVADVPIVQGGMGVGISMAGLSSAVAQQGGVGVISAALIGIDEPDVARNPVQAHIRALKREVAKAREMTSGILGVNIMVALTNFKDMVKTSIQEGIDIIFSGAGLPFDLPSYLNEESRTKLVPIVSSARAAKIICKKWISKFNYVPDGFVVEGPMAGGHLGFKAEQLDDPAFKLENLVQEVVKTVKHFEEEHNSPIPVIAAGGIYTGADICRFIKLGASGVQLGTRFVATHECDADPGFKQAFIDSGPDDVIVIKSPVGMPGRALRNTFLQDVELGKKKPFKCPYQCIVTCDYQKSPYCIAAALNNAKKGKMHRGFAFAGQTAGRITGLISVKELMDSLKTEFAEACS